In Gimesia benthica, a single window of DNA contains:
- a CDS encoding YhdH/YhfP family quinone oxidoreductase has translation MTNSFRCFQVRQHEQKEITAGVVSVPYNNLPDGEVTIRVVYSSVNYKDALAATGNPGVVRHFPHVPGIDAAGIVESSDSDQFQVGDKVVVTSYELGVERWGGWSELIRVKPEWIVPLPEGLTLKESMILGTAGLTAAMCVDSLLHHHIRPESGKVLVTGASGGVGSFALSLLKRCGFEVTAVSGKAEYHQRLLDLGADEVVDRLAIDINSDRPLLKGHWAAAIDTVGGSLLSHVIRSIQPQGCVAACGNAGGAQLDLTVFPFILRGVTLDGIDSAWYPIEKRASLWQKLATDWKLDDLDSRAKVITLDRAQQTVESLLEGTHQERTIIQVGAE, from the coding sequence ATGACGAACTCCTTTCGCTGTTTTCAGGTCCGACAACATGAGCAGAAAGAGATCACGGCCGGCGTCGTCTCGGTGCCGTATAATAATCTTCCAGATGGGGAAGTGACGATACGCGTCGTCTATTCGTCGGTGAATTATAAAGACGCTCTCGCGGCGACCGGGAATCCCGGCGTGGTCCGTCATTTCCCGCATGTGCCCGGAATCGATGCGGCAGGCATCGTGGAGTCTTCCGACTCCGATCAGTTCCAGGTGGGAGACAAAGTGGTTGTCACCAGCTATGAACTGGGAGTCGAACGCTGGGGAGGCTGGTCCGAACTGATTCGCGTCAAACCGGAATGGATTGTGCCGCTGCCTGAGGGGCTGACGCTCAAGGAGTCGATGATTCTCGGGACCGCAGGACTGACGGCGGCGATGTGCGTCGACAGTCTGCTGCACCATCATATCAGGCCCGAGTCAGGCAAGGTGCTGGTGACGGGGGCTTCGGGAGGTGTGGGATCGTTTGCCCTGTCGCTGTTGAAACGTTGCGGGTTCGAAGTGACCGCGGTTTCCGGGAAAGCGGAGTACCATCAGCGACTGCTCGATCTGGGGGCTGACGAAGTCGTCGATCGACTGGCGATTGATATCAACTCGGACCGACCGTTACTGAAAGGGCACTGGGCGGCTGCCATCGATACTGTGGGGGGATCGCTGTTGAGCCATGTGATCCGCTCGATTCAACCGCAAGGTTGTGTGGCTGCGTGTGGCAACGCGGGGGGCGCACAGCTGGACCTGACCGTGTTCCCGTTTATTCTGCGGGGAGTGACACTCGACGGGATCGATTCGGCCTGGTACCCGATTGAAAAGCGGGCCTCGCTCTGGCAGAAGCTGGCGACCGACTGGAAGCTGGACGATCTCGACTCGCGGGCGAAGGTCATCACGCTCGACCGGGCACAACAGACCGTCGAGAGCCTGCTGGAAGGGACGCACCAGGAACGGACGATCATCCAGGTGGGAGCCGAATAG
- a CDS encoding cupin domain-containing protein: MIPEITNLLTPQATPPTEELFEHLFRGQSCRVERIVSTGQSTREGQWYDQEHAEWVVLLSGSAVLRFEGETQGRTLIPGDAVNIPAHCLHRVEATAADQESVWLAIHYEPVENG, encoded by the coding sequence ATGATTCCTGAAATCACTAACCTGCTCACACCGCAAGCCACACCCCCGACCGAGGAGCTCTTCGAACACCTCTTCCGGGGTCAGTCCTGCCGGGTGGAACGCATCGTTTCGACCGGGCAGTCCACACGGGAAGGACAGTGGTACGATCAGGAACACGCCGAATGGGTGGTTCTGCTCTCGGGGTCAGCCGTACTCCGTTTTGAGGGGGAAACCCAGGGGCGAACACTCATTCCCGGCGATGCAGTGAACATTCCCGCGCATTGTCTGCACCGGGTCGAAGCGACTGCCGCCGACCAGGAAAGCGTTTGGCTTGCAATCCACTATGAGCCTGTCGAGAATGGGTGA
- the pyrF gene encoding orotidine-5'-phosphate decarboxylase — MHHFSDRLNAAIRSKKTPALVGLDPRFDWLPEEIVSAAEAKHSSKAEIVAAAFEEFCFRMIDVVAPLVPAVKPQAAFFEEWGPAGCLALQRVIKRAREAGLVVICDAKRGDIGSTAEAYARAYLAGEDPESAIWAADCLTVNPYLGSDTLEPFVKVAIERGAGIYVLVRTSNPGAGTFQDRKTDGHTLYECVAAVVNDLALNTTGNGHYGAIGAVVGATYPEELTQLRELMPHAPLLVPGYGSQGAGAGDVAGAFDAEGLGAIINSSRGINFAIRKEPYSEKFAPEEWEQAVEAATHDMVADLAEHTPAGKLQ, encoded by the coding sequence ATGCACCACTTTTCTGATCGTCTGAATGCCGCCATTCGCAGTAAAAAAACACCCGCTCTGGTCGGCCTGGACCCCCGCTTTGACTGGCTTCCCGAGGAGATCGTCTCTGCTGCGGAAGCGAAACATTCCAGCAAAGCGGAGATCGTCGCGGCTGCATTTGAAGAGTTCTGTTTTCGGATGATCGATGTGGTTGCTCCCCTGGTACCGGCGGTCAAGCCGCAGGCCGCGTTCTTTGAAGAATGGGGGCCCGCCGGTTGTCTCGCGCTGCAGCGTGTGATCAAACGGGCGCGTGAAGCGGGGCTGGTTGTGATCTGTGATGCGAAGCGGGGAGACATCGGCTCGACGGCAGAAGCGTATGCCCGTGCATACCTGGCGGGCGAAGACCCGGAGAGTGCCATCTGGGCGGCGGACTGTCTGACGGTGAACCCTTACCTGGGCAGCGATACGCTGGAACCGTTTGTGAAAGTAGCCATCGAACGGGGGGCGGGGATTTACGTGCTGGTACGAACGAGTAACCCGGGAGCGGGGACCTTTCAGGATCGGAAAACAGACGGCCATACTTTGTATGAATGTGTGGCGGCGGTCGTGAATGATCTCGCATTAAATACAACGGGTAACGGACACTACGGCGCTATTGGTGCGGTGGTGGGGGCGACCTATCCGGAAGAGCTGACACAACTGCGGGAACTGATGCCGCATGCTCCGCTGCTGGTACCCGGTTATGGGAGCCAGGGCGCGGGAGCCGGCGATGTCGCGGGTGCCTTTGATGCGGAAGGGCTGGGAGCGATCATTAATAGTTCGCGGGGGATCAACTTCGCGATTCGCAAGGAACCGTATTCCGAGAAATTCGCTCCGGAAGAATGGGAACAGGCGGTGGAAGCGGCCACGCATGATATGGTCGCCGACCTGGCCGAACACACGCCCGCCGGGAAGCTGCAATGA
- a CDS encoding radical SAM/SPASM domain-containing protein: MLEVITPYQFGDQRAEYDAGIARMRHSLYMDYPRNVHLETQARCNASCNFCPYPDLNRKHTKMSDELIDKILNELTAIPQEMNLQISPFKVSEPFLDVRLFDVLEKINTLLPQAKIALTSNSTPITEDKLEQLQEIKNIQYLWISFNDHREAEYERVMNLPYQRTRQRLEMIHDAFMEGDVNFPVVLSRVGDGTEADHEFVQWVSINYPLFKSSVFPRMEWIGQVQGLDVNNVPNMGCVRWFELSITATGEVAHCCADGQAEYTIGNANDQNVLEIYNSPEYRKLRESTVSRLSVEPCNRCTFM; this comes from the coding sequence ATGCTGGAAGTCATCACCCCCTACCAATTTGGCGATCAGAGAGCAGAATACGACGCAGGCATCGCCCGCATGCGGCATTCCCTCTACATGGACTATCCACGCAACGTTCATCTGGAGACCCAGGCCCGCTGCAACGCCAGCTGCAACTTCTGTCCTTACCCGGATCTGAACCGCAAGCACACTAAAATGAGCGACGAGCTCATTGACAAAATCCTGAACGAGCTGACCGCCATTCCCCAGGAAATGAACCTGCAGATTTCGCCGTTCAAAGTCAGCGAACCGTTTCTGGATGTCCGCCTGTTTGACGTTCTGGAAAAGATCAACACCTTGCTCCCGCAGGCAAAAATCGCGCTGACCTCCAACTCCACCCCGATCACAGAGGACAAGCTGGAGCAGCTACAGGAAATCAAAAACATCCAATATCTCTGGATCTCCTTCAACGATCATCGTGAAGCAGAGTACGAACGGGTGATGAACCTCCCCTATCAGCGTACGCGACAGCGGCTGGAAATGATTCACGATGCCTTCATGGAAGGCGATGTCAACTTCCCGGTCGTCCTCTCCCGCGTAGGAGACGGCACCGAAGCCGACCATGAATTTGTGCAATGGGTCAGTATCAACTATCCCCTGTTCAAATCGAGCGTCTTCCCGCGCATGGAATGGATCGGACAGGTACAGGGACTGGACGTCAACAATGTTCCCAACATGGGCTGTGTACGCTGGTTCGAACTCTCGATCACCGCAACCGGTGAAGTCGCCCACTGTTGTGCCGACGGTCAGGCGGAATATACCATCGGCAACGCCAACGATCAGAATGTGCTGGAGATCTACAACTCTCCCGAATACCGCAAGCTCCGGGAGTCCACAGTCTCGCGCTTAAGCGTCGAACCCTGCAACCGTTGTACTTTCATGTGA
- a CDS encoding HpcH/HpaI aldolase family protein, which translates to MKKNPVKAALSEGKPQVGTWLSSGDVMMTRLMARVGFPWLTVDMEHSPIDWSQAALLFGAIADAGCVPLCRVPLGKYELIKRALDAGAHGIVAPMINTVEQAKEVIDAVKYPPIGNRSVGGVLHAMNFDATAGDYYKYANDEILVVLQTESPEGVENAEEIYSLEGVDAIFVGPNDLTFQMSKETGVHPSPDELEAMLQRILETGKKTGTPVGLHVQTVEAVEQRIAEGWRFIACGSEVKFMVNEAQRIVTGLNLKSDTADLARY; encoded by the coding sequence ATGAAAAAGAATCCGGTCAAAGCAGCATTGAGTGAGGGGAAACCTCAGGTTGGAACATGGCTCTCATCCGGGGATGTAATGATGACCCGCCTGATGGCCCGCGTCGGATTCCCCTGGCTGACCGTCGACATGGAACATTCCCCCATCGACTGGTCGCAGGCCGCACTCCTCTTCGGTGCCATCGCAGATGCCGGCTGTGTCCCCCTCTGCCGGGTTCCTCTCGGAAAATATGAACTCATCAAGCGGGCCCTCGACGCCGGTGCCCACGGGATTGTCGCCCCGATGATCAACACCGTCGAACAGGCCAAAGAGGTCATCGACGCCGTGAAATACCCGCCGATCGGCAACCGCTCAGTGGGTGGAGTACTGCACGCGATGAACTTCGACGCCACTGCCGGCGACTACTACAAATACGCCAACGATGAAATCCTCGTCGTCCTGCAGACCGAATCGCCCGAAGGGGTCGAAAACGCGGAAGAGATCTACAGCCTGGAAGGCGTCGACGCCATCTTCGTCGGCCCCAACGACCTGACTTTCCAGATGAGCAAAGAAACCGGCGTGCATCCATCACCCGATGAACTCGAAGCCATGCTGCAGCGGATTCTGGAAACCGGCAAGAAGACCGGCACCCCCGTCGGTCTGCACGTGCAGACCGTCGAAGCCGTTGAACAGCGCATCGCCGAAGGCTGGCGTTTCATCGCCTGTGGCAGTGAAGTCAAGTTCATGGTCAACGAAGCCCAGCGGATCGTCACCGGACTGAATCTCAAGTCCGACACCGCCGACCTGGCCCGCTATTAA
- a CDS encoding CocE/NonD family hydrolase, with translation MPASRPLRRSLAGMTLFVFALLISTLPALAAERGPYAVEVRKNVMVPMRDGVKLATDVYLPVEDGDVLDGKLPTILERRPYNKNGCKTSGMYYASHGYAFVAQDTRGRYASEGVWHMLTDDGRDGVDTAAWIGEQPWSNAEIGMIGTSYVGGTQHALAMEKTPELKTVIPVDAMSNLGYASMRNGGAFELRFWNWIYLNAGKGSRQSLDAGTAAVLKEMAENRMEYLHRLPLRKGMTPLKLAAEYEDWLVAGMQHGANDDFWIQNNIIDYPEKYKDIPVYLVSGWYDSWSSNNTANFKVLSKTIKGPVYMIMGPWIHGQQGAYSHGQVTFGKAAAIADPLGWRREWYDHWLKGKENSVGKAAPFETPVRIFVMGTGDGSKTVDGKLNHGGYWRNEQEWPLERTVYTKFHLQPEGGLATDAPEVQAAKTSLLFDPENPVPTIGGNISSGNDILVQGGWDQKGSEKIWNFTHPTPLSARDDVLVFQTEPLKEDLEVTGELAVKLWISSSAVDTDFTAKLVDVYPPSSDFPGGFDLNIGDGIIRTRFRDSLKEEKMMEPGEIYPVTIKLYPTSNVFKKGHRIRVDISSSNFPRFDVNPNTGEPLNENRLKQTAINTVYHDAAHPSHILLPVIPKAD, from the coding sequence ATGCCTGCCTCTCGTCCTCTCCGCCGTTCCCTGGCTGGAATGACTCTATTTGTTTTTGCGTTACTGATTTCCACACTGCCTGCACTGGCGGCAGAGCGAGGGCCGTATGCGGTTGAAGTGCGGAAGAACGTGATGGTGCCGATGCGGGACGGAGTGAAGCTGGCGACGGACGTCTATCTGCCTGTGGAAGATGGAGATGTGCTGGACGGGAAATTGCCGACGATTCTGGAGCGGCGTCCTTATAACAAGAACGGGTGTAAGACATCGGGCATGTATTACGCTTCGCACGGGTATGCGTTCGTGGCCCAGGATACGCGAGGCCGTTATGCGTCGGAGGGTGTGTGGCACATGTTGACCGATGACGGTCGCGATGGTGTCGACACGGCGGCGTGGATTGGTGAGCAGCCCTGGTCGAATGCGGAGATCGGGATGATCGGAACTTCGTATGTCGGGGGAACCCAGCACGCGCTGGCGATGGAGAAGACTCCCGAGCTGAAGACCGTGATTCCGGTGGATGCGATGTCGAACCTGGGCTATGCCAGCATGCGGAACGGAGGGGCGTTTGAGCTGCGGTTCTGGAACTGGATCTATCTGAATGCGGGTAAAGGAAGCCGTCAGTCACTTGATGCGGGAACCGCGGCTGTGCTGAAAGAGATGGCTGAGAACCGGATGGAGTATCTGCATCGGCTGCCGTTACGGAAGGGGATGACGCCGCTGAAGCTGGCTGCGGAATACGAAGACTGGCTGGTCGCGGGGATGCAGCATGGGGCCAACGATGACTTCTGGATTCAGAATAACATCATCGATTACCCGGAGAAGTACAAAGACATTCCGGTGTACCTGGTGAGTGGCTGGTACGATTCGTGGAGCAGCAATAACACGGCAAATTTCAAAGTGCTGTCGAAAACGATCAAGGGGCCCGTGTATATGATCATGGGGCCCTGGATTCACGGGCAGCAGGGAGCGTACTCACACGGTCAGGTGACGTTTGGAAAAGCCGCTGCGATCGCGGATCCGCTGGGCTGGCGACGAGAGTGGTACGATCACTGGCTGAAGGGGAAGGAGAACAGTGTCGGGAAAGCAGCTCCATTTGAAACGCCGGTGCGGATTTTCGTGATGGGAACCGGCGACGGTTCGAAGACCGTGGACGGGAAACTGAATCATGGCGGTTACTGGCGGAACGAGCAGGAGTGGCCGCTGGAACGGACCGTATACACCAAGTTTCACCTGCAACCTGAAGGCGGGCTCGCGACTGATGCTCCTGAAGTACAGGCTGCGAAGACCAGCCTGCTGTTCGATCCGGAGAATCCGGTGCCGACGATCGGGGGAAACATTTCCAGCGGAAATGACATTCTGGTGCAGGGGGGCTGGGATCAGAAGGGGAGCGAGAAGATCTGGAATTTCACGCATCCGACGCCGCTGTCGGCCCGCGATGATGTGCTGGTCTTTCAGACGGAACCTCTGAAAGAGGATCTGGAAGTCACTGGAGAACTGGCAGTGAAGCTCTGGATTTCCTCCTCTGCTGTCGATACCGACTTTACGGCGAAGCTGGTTGACGTGTATCCGCCGAGCAGTGACTTCCCGGGCGGGTTTGACCTGAATATCGGCGACGGGATTATCCGGACGCGGTTCCGTGATTCACTGAAGGAAGAGAAGATGATGGAGCCGGGGGAGATTTATCCGGTGACGATCAAGCTCTATCCGACATCGAACGTGTTCAAGAAGGGGCACCGGATTCGCGTGGATATTTCGAGCAGTAACTTTCCACGGTTTGACGTGAACCCGAATACGGGGGAGCCGTTGAATGAGAATCGGCTGAAGCAGACTGCGATCAACACGGTGTACCACGACGCAGCGCATCCTTCGCATATTCTGCTGCCCGTAATTCCCAAGGCGGACTGA
- a CDS encoding mandelate racemase/muconate lactonizing enzyme family protein encodes MKITGVETFLVDVPLQVPVSPYQSRYISSMTTGALLIRLETDAGITGWGETPQRLSFQNAVSFTGKEAEYFRPILMGKDPTDIAALYADWGMGDEPYRQSLAEMACWDILGKQAGLPLHRLLGGLYRDRVEVTCCMGIRGPEEAAAIAKHYVDRGFSTMKTKAGRSPEEDLAMVRGIRESVGDKLNLRIDPNMGYTPEVALQLARDLEPYELQYFEQPMHKDLLQESADIRKQTTTPLALNESVTTMENVRKILELDAAEYLLPDTYQCGGIWAVKLVGEVADSAGVPCIFHCAHDLGLRTATMLHMAASSPNFPLANDCTYYSLENDIITERFEIKEGTMAVPTKPGLGVEIDEGMLQKYLVASSLG; translated from the coding sequence ATGAAGATCACTGGCGTTGAAACGTTTCTGGTTGATGTCCCGCTGCAAGTTCCGGTTTCGCCTTACCAGTCGCGGTATATTTCTTCAATGACGACGGGCGCACTGCTGATTCGCCTCGAGACCGATGCGGGCATTACCGGCTGGGGCGAGACACCACAACGGCTGTCGTTTCAGAATGCAGTCAGTTTTACGGGCAAGGAAGCCGAGTACTTTCGACCGATTCTAATGGGGAAGGATCCGACTGATATCGCTGCCCTGTATGCAGACTGGGGGATGGGGGACGAGCCTTACCGTCAGTCGCTGGCAGAAATGGCCTGCTGGGATATCCTGGGGAAACAGGCGGGGTTGCCGCTGCATCGTCTGTTGGGCGGACTGTACCGGGATCGCGTGGAAGTGACCTGCTGCATGGGGATTCGCGGTCCCGAAGAGGCGGCTGCGATTGCGAAGCATTACGTCGATCGTGGTTTTTCCACCATGAAGACTAAGGCAGGGCGTTCGCCGGAAGAGGATCTGGCGATGGTGCGGGGGATTCGTGAGTCGGTGGGGGATAAGCTCAATCTGCGGATCGACCCCAACATGGGGTACACGCCGGAAGTGGCGCTGCAACTGGCCCGCGATCTGGAACCGTACGAGCTGCAGTATTTCGAACAGCCGATGCACAAAGACCTGCTGCAGGAATCGGCGGACATCCGCAAGCAGACGACGACGCCACTGGCGTTGAATGAATCGGTGACAACGATGGAGAATGTCCGCAAGATTCTGGAACTGGATGCGGCGGAATATCTGCTGCCGGACACGTACCAGTGTGGCGGGATCTGGGCGGTGAAACTGGTAGGTGAGGTCGCGGACTCGGCAGGCGTGCCCTGTATCTTCCACTGTGCCCACGACCTGGGACTCCGCACAGCGACGATGTTGCACATGGCGGCTTCGTCTCCCAATTTTCCGCTGGCGAATGACTGCACCTATTACAGCCTGGAGAACGATATCATCACCGAACGGTTTGAAATCAAAGAGGGCACAATGGCGGTGCCGACGAAACCGGGGCTGGGTGTGGAGATCGATGAGGGGATGTTGCAGAAGTATCTGGTGGCGAGTTCGCTGGGGTGA
- a CDS encoding DNA-3-methyladenine glycosylase family protein — MSDQAKSFAEASLHLRKVDPRLKPVIDNIGVCSLKPYRYRFALLLRSIVSQQISTSAARTIYKRLHALTGKGQPSAEKIMQLSHEQLRSVGLSAQKANYVHHLAEMVLEKNVRLHKLHQMTDDEVTAELVQVKGIGQWTAQMFLMFGLCRPDVFPHDDLGIQNGIQTIYELESRPDKQTCIEIAELWAPYRTVASWYCWRVLEMETPDGPW; from the coding sequence ATGAGCGACCAGGCGAAGTCGTTTGCAGAAGCGTCACTGCATCTGCGAAAAGTCGATCCCAGGCTCAAGCCGGTGATCGACAATATTGGCGTCTGTTCGTTGAAGCCGTATCGTTATCGGTTTGCACTGCTGCTGCGTTCGATCGTCTCGCAACAGATCTCTACATCTGCGGCCCGGACGATTTACAAACGTCTGCATGCGTTAACCGGAAAAGGGCAGCCGAGTGCGGAAAAGATCATGCAGCTCTCTCACGAACAGCTACGTTCGGTAGGGCTCTCGGCGCAGAAGGCGAACTACGTACATCACCTGGCTGAGATGGTGCTGGAGAAGAACGTACGCTTGCATAAACTGCACCAGATGACCGATGATGAGGTGACTGCGGAACTGGTGCAGGTCAAGGGCATTGGTCAGTGGACGGCGCAGATGTTTCTGATGTTCGGCCTCTGTCGCCCCGATGTGTTCCCGCATGACGACCTGGGAATTCAGAACGGCATCCAGACGATCTATGAACTGGAGAGCCGCCCCGACAAGCAGACCTGTATCGAAATCGCCGAGCTCTGGGCGCCGTATCGGACGGTGGCCAGCTGGTACTGCTGGCGGGTGCTGGAAATGGAAACCCCCGACGGTCCGTGGTAA